A region of Penaeus chinensis breed Huanghai No. 1 chromosome 38, ASM1920278v2, whole genome shotgun sequence DNA encodes the following proteins:
- the LOC125045801 gene encoding uncharacterized protein LOC125045801: MTLHRFVLASTGCCSPGRQPSTRITNIIREIPIFSQRFEPPQGGMACTHAIHADRVKIHCNSGYPAMVIPEYSSNVSDSHQRADGSRPTQARKVALLPGRYCCGWAPRRLDYVLPLDQARKGQESEADDLRNSPSLKSKSSASHDFIHSAKPKSPVAMGERRSSSKPRLAGIPHSGRTRKKKQVKVLNLGTRNVRTLLDNTKADRPERRTALVAKTKANSQSMVAGIPSFGADIAPLNGHQIPPRPETNEVPEGINDRLMSLQFPLENKKSVMLISAYAPTMTNPKDIKDNFYEELDALIAAVPQSEKLFILGDFRARLFTTHDLTLTNTLIRLLTCNKTTWIDPSSRYWHLIDYVIPRKRDVQDVRVTRVMCGADCWTDHRLIVSKCKLCILPKRRPQSQKSAKRLNVSKLKNSNIAQEFARDLDDRLPYTPQDEQDSSEEQWTAFREVVYSTALEHLGPATRKHQDWFNENDGEIQALLLKKYRAMRTVNTKRFYDALKTVYGPQSAESSPLLTADGTQQLTEKKQILDRDLDNPPTEEVRKAVNQLSCGKAPGSDAIPVEVYKAGGPALMQKLTELFQSMWSEGKVSQQLKDATMVHIYKRKGNRQSLLSITGKILACVLLNRLLQHLEQGHLPESQCSFQAERGTVDLTKAFDTVSRDGL; the protein is encoded by the exons ATGACACTGCATAGATTTGTGCTGGCATCAACAGGGTGTTGTTCCCCAGGTCGCCAGCCCTCAACG agaataacaaatatcatTAGAGAAATTCCTATTTTTTCCCAAAGGTTCGAGCCCCCCCAAG ggggcatggcatgtactcaTGCCATCCATGCCGATCGGGTTAAGATCCACTGTAATAGTGGTTACCCTGCTATGGTAATACCTGAG tacagtagtAACGTGTCGGACTCTCATCAGAGGGCCGACGGTTCGCGCCCCACCCAGGCGCGAAAAGTGGCATTATTGCCTGGacgttactgctgtggctgggcaccacg CCGTCTCGACTATGTCTTGCCACTGGACCAAGCTAGGAAGGGACAAGAGAGTGAGGCTGACGATTTGCGCAACTCTCCCTCACTTAAATCCAAGTCAAGCGCAAGTCATGACTTCATCCATTCAGCGAAACCAAAAAGTCCTGTGGCGATGGGCGAGCGGCGAAGCAGCAG CAAACCGCGGTTGGCGGGGATCCCACACAGCGGtcgaacaagaaagaagaaacaagtgAAGGTACTCAACCTTGGCACAAGGAACGTGCGAACTCTGCTGGACAACACCAAGGCAGACAGGCCTGAAAGGAGAACTGCACTAGTCGCCAAA ACAAAGGCCAACTCACAGAGCATGGTGGCGGGTATACCTTCTTTTGGAGCAGACATAGCACCACTGAATGGCCATCAGATCCCACCTCGCCCGGAAACTAACGAAGTCCCAGAGGGTATCAACGATCGTCTGATGTCACTTCAGTTCCCACTTGAAAACAAGAAAAGTGTGATGCTGATCAGTGCCTACGCTCCAACAATGACCAACCCAAAGGACATTAAAGACAACTTCTATGAAGAACTAGACGCCCTCATTGCAGCAGTCCCACAGTCAGAGAAGCTTTTCATCCTCGGGGACTTCAGGGCCAGA TTGTTTACAACCCATGACCTCACCCTCACCAACACACTGATCCGGCTCCTCACTTGTAACAAGACAACTTGGATCGACCCAAGCTCCAGGTATTGGCATCTAATTGACTATGTCATCCCCAGGAAAAGGGACGTACAGGACGTGAGAGTGACAAGGGTCATGTGTGGTGCTGACTGCTGGACTGATCATCGACTCATAGTGTCCAAGTGCAAACTTTGCATCCTGCCAAAGAGAAGACCTCAAAGCCAAAAGAGTGCAAAGAGACTCAACGTCTCCAAGCTGAAAAACAGCAACATTGCACAGGAATTTGCCAGGGACCTTGATGACAGGCTGCCATACACACCCCAGGATGAACAGGACAGCAGCGAGGAACAGTGGACAGCATTCAGAGAAGTGGTGTACTCCACAGCCCTTGAACACCTCGGACCAGCGACCCGCAAACACCAGGACTGGTTCAATGAGAACGATGGTGAGATACAGGCACTCCT GTTGAAGAAATACAGGGCTATGCGGACAGTCAACACCAAGCGTTTCTATGATGCCTTGAAAACTGTGTATGGCCCTCAGTCCGCCGAATCCTCGCCCCTCCTCACTGCAGACGGGACGCAGCAGTTGACAGAGAAGAAGCAGATCCTGGACAG GGATCTCGACAATCCCCCCACAGAAGAAGTAAGAAAGGCCGTCAACCAACTTTCCTGTGGCAAAGCACCAGGATCAGACGCAATTCCTGTAGAGGTATACAAAGCAGGAGGACCAGCCCTGATGCAGAAACTGACAGAACTCTTCCAGTCCATGTGGAGTGAAGGAAAGGTCTCACAACAGCTGAAAGATGCCACCATGGTCCACATCTACAAGAGGAAAGGCAACCGCCAGTCTCTTCTGTCCATAACTGGGAAGATCCTGGCTTGCGTCCTGCTCAACCGTCTCCTTCAGCATCTTGAGCAGGGTCACCTTCCAGAAAGTCAGTGTAGCTTTCAGGCCGAACGTGGAACAGTCGATCTGACGAAGGCCTTCGATACAGTCAGCAGGGATGGCTTATAG